The DNA region GCGATCGTCCGCACGCAGGCGATCGTCGTCCAGCCGGACGCGTTCATGCAGTCCTTTCCGGACCTGGTCGTCTTCCTCCTGCTGATCGCACCCCTCCCCGCCCTGGCGATCACCGCCCAGCGCCGACAGGGGCAGGCACTCGCCGAATAGGAGCGGACCCCTGGTGGGCCGGCCGAGCCCGGCGGCCCACGTCGCGCCACAAAACGTGCGTAACCGAACTCCCCCCAACGGAAGAAACAGAGCGATGACTCAGCACGATTCCCCGACCCTGCCCGCGCACCGTCCGGAGGCCTCAAGACAGGCCCCCAAGGCCCCTGACGACCCCAGCCCGTCGCGTACGACACGGCCGTGGATGCCGGCTCTGCTATACACCCTGGGGTTCCTGACGGTCTACCTGCTCGCCATCTGCACCCCGTGGGGGCAACGAGCCGAGAACACATGGTTTGATCTCGGTGGAGACAACCCCGAAGACGTATGGATCTACCCCTTGTCAGGAGCGGAATACGGCTCGACGCCCCTGCCGCCGCTGGAATTGAGCGCCAAGCCCACCCTGATGGTGGGCCTGGCCGTCATCGTGGTCCTCACTCTGGTGCGACGGTGCTGGCGACAGGGATGCGCGGCGCTCGGGATCGTCATTCTCACGGCCGGAAGCCAGGACGTGCTCAAATCGACCATCCTGCCCCGCCCCGATCTGGTGGGCGCGCCGGAGAATCTTCTTGATCAGGGTTTCCCCAGCGGGCACACGGCCATCCCCGCCGCACTGACCCTCGCCGCCGTCCTGATGGTTTCCCCCCGCATCCGCCCCTACGTCGCCACGGCCGGCGTGCTGTGGCTCGCCTGCATCGCCGCCTACAGCGCGACCAACGGCGGCCACCGGCCCAGCGAAGTTCTGGGAGCCGCACTGCTGGCCTGTGCCTGTTACGGCCTCGCAAACTGGCTGCTGCCGCCGGCCGCCACGCCAGGCGCCACCCAGAGCCCCCGTGCGCTGCCCGTCATCACCCTGACCCTGGCACTGGCCGTCGCCCTCGTTTCCGCCGCACGGAACGACACCCTCACAAGGTCACTGGTCTCCGCGGCGACGGCCTTCATATGTGCGGCCCTGGTCTGGTACGCCGCAGTCGGGCGGCCCGCACACACCGCACGCCGCACACGCCCCGCACTGGACTGACCACCCGGCCGGAAGGCCCAGAGGTCGCCGGCGTGGTTGAGGCGGTCGTTCTTCACCCACCGGCGGGTGATGCTCGACTTCTTGCCGGAAGCCCTCGTGACGAGGGAAGCGCCCGCGTAGGCCTTCAGGCCGCGGGCGTCGGCGAACCGGTTCCGGTCGTCTCCGATCTCGGCGAGCACCCGGGGTGCTCTCGACTGGCCCGGACCGTCCTTACCCGGGGATTAGGAGTCGGTGCCGGTCTCGATGATGTTGCCGCCAAAGGTGAGCCGGTCCACGATGGCCACCAAGACCGGTGGGGCCAGCCCTGGCCGTCAGGTGGGGCCACGAACCGTTGTCAAAGCCACCTGAATGCGGGCTGTCCGGCTGTCGCCGTCCATGTAGGCGCGGATCTCGGCTTCCGTCAGGCGTGCCACCGAACTAACTGAAGCATCTGTGCAGGTCAAAGTGCTGTTGTGCCAGCTTCCCGGCATGCCTGAACGGAGCGAGTCCGTCACGGACTTGAGGAAACTTGCACTGCCCGAGGTCGGGCAATTAGTAAGGATCGAGAACCCGTGGGAGCCGTCCGTACAACCTGTTCCTGCCGGATCAACGTGCCGACGACTGAATGTGCGGCTACTTCACGTCCAAGGGCGAACGCCCTTGGCGACCGATCAGCGAGGACTGGCTGGAGTACGTGGAGGAGGATCCAGAGTCCGGCGCGATGAGCTGGGACATCGAGGCGACTGAGCTGCGGCGGTGCTTTGGCCGGCGGCTTCAGAGGGCCGTTCGGGAAGCCAACTCTGCACGCTTCGAGTTCGGTGAGACACCCGGGCGCCGACCAACCTCCGCCTCGCCGACCGCATCATCGTCCTCGACCAAGGCCGCATTCGGGAACAAGGAAGCTGCGCCATTGTGACGTAGCTGGTCAGGGAGATGGTGTGACGCTGGCTCGGTGTTCTTCGACCAGCTGCCTCCTCGAAGCTGCCGGCGATAGTGGATGAGGACGATCTGGTGGCAGAAAATGGTGGACTGTGATCGGCGCCGTAGGTCTCCCGGATCGCGCTGGCCATACTGGCCGGGGCTCTGGTGCGGGTCGCCGTAGTACACGGAAATCATCGGGCAGATATGGCTGATCGGGGGTTTCCTCTGGTCAGAGCTGGACATGGCTTCGGTCGCTGCCAACTCCCCCTGTAGCCAAGGAATTTCGTCGAGGGCTCGGTCATACTCTCTAACATGATGGACGTACTTATCGGCGTGTTGGGTGCGGTCATTGCGGCGGCCATCGGAGCGTGGGCCGTCCTGCGTGCGCGCCGGCCACGAC from Streptomyces sp. NBC_00258 includes:
- a CDS encoding phosphatase PAP2 family protein, with the translated sequence MTQHDSPTLPAHRPEASRQAPKAPDDPSPSRTTRPWMPALLYTLGFLTVYLLAICTPWGQRAENTWFDLGGDNPEDVWIYPLSGAEYGSTPLPPLELSAKPTLMVGLAVIVVLTLVRRCWRQGCAALGIVILTAGSQDVLKSTILPRPDLVGAPENLLDQGFPSGHTAIPAALTLAAVLMVSPRIRPYVATAGVLWLACIAAYSATNGGHRPSEVLGAALLACACYGLANWLLPPAATPGATQSPRALPVITLTLALAVALVSAARNDTLTRSLVSAATAFICAALVWYAAVGRPAHTARRTRPALD